One Vicugna pacos chromosome X, VicPac4, whole genome shotgun sequence DNA window includes the following coding sequences:
- the CLDN34 gene encoding claudin-34, translated as MPGSRAAGVKGCAFSGFRAPGYAATTPLLNSNSERQLAGFVVITIGWTPGTAAVGLAECPGRYSDTAALSPPARPAWGCGEPASSTTSTMPARPPRVTTAPPGTHLPLHILIAQSLLLMASILGLLGKAFIIFALRNVYLGIVWTRAACNPFTASGTLNVAASLCISMTVVWNYRSVMNEEEVAFPPPLNVPFKPDTRQTGGDVLLRVWLPSRCL; from the exons ATGCCCGGAAGTAGAGCTGCAGGTGTGAAGGGCTGTGCCTTCTCAGGCTTTCG CGCCCCCGGGTATGCGGCCACCACGCCCTTGCTCAACAGTAACAGCGAACGCCAGCTAGCCGGCTTCGTCGTCATCACCATCGGATGGACCCCGGGCACCGCGGCCGTGGGCCTGGCGGAGTGTCCAGGGCGGTACAGCGACACTGCCGCGCTCTccccgccggcccggcccgcgtgGGGATGCGGTGAGCCTGCGTCTTCCACCACATCCACGATGCCAGCCCGGCCACCCCGTGTCACCACTGCACCTCCCGGGACACACCTCCCTCTCCATATCCTTATTGCTCAAAGTCTCCTTCTGATGGCCAGCATCCTCGGGCTTCTGGGAAAAGCCTTCATCATCTTTGCGCTTAGGAACGTGTACCTGGGAATTGTGTGGACGAGGGCCGCCTGTAATCCATTCACTGCCTCAGGAACTCTGAACGTAGCTGCCAGCCTCTGTATCTCGATGACGGTGGTCTGGAATTACCGCTCCGTGATGAATGAAGAGGAGGTTGCCTTCCCACCGCCTCTCAACGTGCCCTTCAAGCCAGATACTCGGCAAACTGGTGGCGACGTCCTCCTGCGTGTGTGGCTGCCTTCACGCTGTTTGTAG